TCCATGTTCCAGTGTGTTAAGACGTATATGTGTCCACCAGGATCACAGCACTGTGGGAGGACAACAACGGCAAGATGTTCCACGCCCACTGGTTCCTCCGCGGCACTCAGACGGTGCTGGGCGAGTCCTCGGATCCTCTGGAGCTGGTCATGGTGGACGAGTGCGAGGACATGTCTCTGAGCTACGTGCAAGGCAAAGTCAACGTCTCCTACAAAGCGCCGTCCAACAACTGGTTCATGGAGGTGAGTCCACCACAAAGAGTATCCTTTTTGTGCTTCTCCTAACTGCTGCCATTATGTGCGTCAGGGTGGCGTGGATGTGGATGTCAAGGTGATCGAAGACGACGGGAAGAGTTTCTTCTATCAGTTCTGGTACGACACGGATTTCGCCCGCTTTGAGACGCCGCCCAACACCACGCCATCGGAGGACTGCAAGTTCAAGTGAGCGCGGTCCCCCACGAGCATCTGAAGTATTGCAGCTCTCCTCTAATCCATTTACAATTTCTTAAATGTAGGTTTTGCAGCAGCTGCGTGAGGATTAACGAACGCGATGAGCAGGCTACGCCTCGTGCCTTCGAGCCTCTGGATGAAGAACACGACTCCAAGGCTCTCTATGCTTTAGCCTGCTTTAAAGGAGAACACTTCAGAGTGGGAGATGGTGTCTACCTGCCCCCTGAGGCCTTTCACTTCAGGTGCCTATCAAATATTCTACTTTACAGAGGAgccttttgaagacatttcaatatttgggaaaaactaGGTTAATTTATTACAAGCATCATATGCAAATTCGCACAAAACAAATTcactaaatgaataaaacttgaTTAGCCTggggaaacttttttttttaattgaaaatgtaatttaaggttgttttttttttgttgttgtttttttttttatagaatttCTAAAATGAAGCTCTATTTTTGAAACTGAAATTTTTGGttctttttctgtattttttgtaattggcattaatttgtaaaatgaatcatttttgGTTTCTTCATACGTGATTAATTACGTCattaatttttcaaatttggtttgttatatttatacaatttttttaaatgtaatttaacccACTGCTTGTTTGAAAAgagaaatttaatttaattatacaAAGTTATGTAAATGAGTTCAAATATAATTTATtcatataattattttaaaactgtTCTATGAATAGGCAAGttgtaattatatatttaatttgatttttttaagtctACCTTAGCCCCTTTTTTTTTAGGCATAAAGGTAGATGGGCCTGATCAACTGCGCCCTCTACTGGTAAAATCCATTAGAGCATTTGCTTCAAGACATGACTAATAAATGTGCATGTAGCCGTGTCTGTTTTGTAGATGTTGAGTCTATTTCTTGTGTGTGATGTCAGTGTGAAAGCAGCCAGCCCGGTGAAGCGCTCCCACAGGAAAGAGGACGTGGACGAGGACTTGTATCCAGAGTACTACAGGAAGTCCTCGGACTACATCAAGGGCTCCAACCTGGACGCCCCAGACCCGTTCCGTATCGGGCGTATTAAGGAGATCTTCTGTCACAGGCGCAGCAATGGCAAAGCGGACGTATCGGAGGTCAAACTGCGACTGTACAAGTTTTACAGGTAATGCTTTGACTTTTTTCCAGAAGGGAAACCCACAGAATTAAACACTTGAGTCTTATTTGTCCTGCTAGGCCTGAGAACACGCACAAGGGGGTGAAAGCCAGCTACCACACTGACATCAATCAGCTCTACTGGAGCGACGAGGAGGTCACCGTCAGCATGTCGGAGGTGCTGGGGCGCTGTCAGGTGGAATACGGAGAAGACCTCAACGAAACAGTCCAAGAATATTCCAGCGGAGGACCTGACCGCTTCTATTTCCTGGAGGTACCGCATCCACTGTTTTGGCTGAACACATTTTGACTGCAGAGTTTAACTGTTGCACGTGATGTTCTACCAGGCTTACAACGCCAAATCTAAAAGCTTTGAGGATCCTCCTAACCACGCTCGCTCTGCTGTGCACAAAGGCAAAGGGAAGGGCAAAGGGAAAGGTAATGCACTCattattctgttttgtttgctAACCGGTAGCATTCTCTCTTTGCCGTATCAACTACAGTAATATAGTACCTGATGCTATGCTATCTGATCTCTGAATTTAAAGGAACATTATGAAGAAAACTTGCTGGAAGTTATAAGAACTTTATATtataaaggggggaaaaaattcttaaaatcaaatacataaaatagtaaatatgaggaaaaattctTATGGATGTACTAAATAAAACTTCTTTAATTATCAAGATACCTTATTTGAAATGATAAATGCATAATTATAAAGGAAAAGGTATCTTATTGATGGAAATTTAAAGTATGTAATTACAAaatttcaatgaaaaaaatcctgtaaataCAAATTACGAAGAATACATAATCGGTTGTCATGAATACAAAGGAAGGAAACAAATTCTAATGGCTGAACTAAATAAGAGTCAAAGTGAATATTGTTAAACTTGCTATAGAAAGCCTTCTAGCCATTGTAGCATGTAGGCGTGTTGCCTTCAGTATGACTGTTGTTTTTAGGTAAAGGCAAAGGGAAGTCATCAGTTGTTCAGGAAACAGCAGACCAGCCCACTGAGCCACAGCTGCCCAAAGTGCCAAAGTACCGCACACTGGATGTCTTCTCAGGCTGTGGAGGACTCTCTGAAGGCTTCCACCAGGCTGGTAAAAGCTCATTCCTTTCCTGTGGAACCTTCTGATCCTTGCAGGTTACCGTACgtaatccaactttttttttttttttaaaggtatttCTGATACGGAGTGGGCCATCGAGATGTGGGAGCCGGCAGCGCAGGCCTTCAGGCTTAACAACCCGGGCACCACAGTCTTCACAGAGGACTGCAATGTCCTGCTCAAGCTGGTCATGTCAGGCGAGAAGACCAACTCCCTGGGCCAGAAGTTGCCTCAGAAGGGCGACGTGGAGATGCTCTGCGGAGGACCCCCGTGCCAAGGCTTCAGTGGCATGAACCGCTTCAACTCGCGCACCTACTCCAAGTTCAAGAACTCGCTGGTGGTCTCCTACCTCAGGTGAAGGAAAAGAATGGTGCATCCCGATccttttaaataaatgcttaaCTACTTATTAACCTGTGTTGTCCTGTGCTGCAGTTACTGCGACTACTACAGACCCAAGTTCTTCCTGCTGGAGAACGTGAGGAACTTTGTGTCCTTCAAAAGCTCCATGGTCCTCAAGCTCACGCTACGCTGTCTTGTCAGAATGGGCTACCAGTGCACGTTTGGAGTCCTTCAGGTCgatatttgttttggtttttttaataaaaattaattaatttttgttcACGGGTTTgcttgcaaaatgcaaaaaaaaaaaaaaattgttttgataTGATTTTGTGTACATTTCTTGTGATACCAAGGTAAAACGGAGCTTCAATTATGCGGGTATACAAATTACAATTTATACTGAACAAGAATACAGACATTTATGTCAATTAGTCTTATGCTGGTACCAGTATGAGAAACCTTCCTCAGTATCAATTggcatattttatatattccttttttaaatttgtttttaatttcctttgGATTTAAAACAAACCTGAGAAATGTATAACAtttaatatgcatgccaggtcAGAAGTTTAATTcatattaaattatattcatatataaattCCAACACTTACTTGTACTTACAACACAGAtttcttacctttttttttccccgtcttTAATCTTAGAATTAACTGGCAATTGTCAGTAAATATGGTTGCTTACCTTGCAGTGTTAAATTTAGCATGTGTTGCAGTTCCTCAAACAGTGCTCCTATTTTAATCCGTTGTCTTATATCGTTATCTTGTCTTTGTGCAACAGGCCGGCCAGTACGGCGTGGCGCAGACTCGCCGCAGGGCCATCATCCTGGCTGCCGCTCCCGGAGAGAAGCTGCCGCGCTATCCTGAGCCTCTCCATGTGTTCGCTCCCAGAGCCGTGTCTCTCAGCGTGGTGGTGGACGAGAAGAAATACGTCAGTAACGTCACACGGTAAGGTTTGCCTACATAAACGGGGTCAATAGAAAGTAAAGTTGATTTGAGTAGTCATTGTGtagcttgtataacagtataGTTTtaatatccactgaaaatgtgtCAACACACGTACATGTCTACATAGCTGGCAATACAAGTGAGTAGTAAGTAGGGGTGtggcgagattaaaacatgacatttcTTGTATGGAGAGAAGCTGTATCGTGAGACTGTAAAGACTGacctatggcatcgctactatgaattataatacagtaatatggaagtggcagagTGCAAGACATTATTGGAAGCACACAAAGTGCTTTAAGCACATGCAagccaacctaccttggtgttcacagcgtcaacgagtgacgtgtggctgttttttttccccatctgagttaaacagctgcttgctacatGTTGATGTccgagcagaagctgtagtaattctacaattGATCAGCTTAAGATTTGTCAGTTCAACCTAGTAGATGTTCAGACTTGTCTGCTCCCTTAATCACCGTGCAGTTCTATTGACGGCCATTGCATTTGGTAAAGCACCGGCAATCATCTGCTTCACAACACACTTCATACATGGAAGAGATCAGTGTTGACAATTGAGTGACTTTGCCACTACTGTATATTTAGCAATTAAAGGTGCGCattgaagtgtttcttgcgtcatgcgtttatttgtaattaaatacaagcgattAACAAAGGTGAAGTGTCTGCTGAGCTCCACCTCCGTAAAGCCATGCAGTGCACGTCGGAAAGCTGTAAAaatccctccacaatgcaacccagcccttgACCAACAGAACAAGAAGGGCCGAACTTGGACACAactcgccttcctggcaaaagtGTGGGGCAGCAGCCAtctggaacgtggctcattgcagaaataaaatgaacaaaagcaagcaaaaatggagcaaaaaggcataatgtaccttgaaaagttaaaatgttgatactaaaaaCTCAGATTTgtcttaaatatattttttaaagctatTATAATACGGTATATTAtaccagtggtttatttggtcttaaaaaatgttgacactatcTTTGAtagtcaatttgtgggacaataaacatttcaaaacacatctGCATTGTTTTGCGACTTGGTTTAATAAGTCTGTTTACCCACTCTTCCCCCCACATTGTActtttaacattgttaaaatCTGGTCTGTTCTCGTGGGCTCATCTTGTGaattgggtgtctcgtgacacccctactagtaAGATAATTGTCTTGATAGGGGACTACACAAGTCCAAGTACAagttgaattccaacatgtactgtgatgtATGTTCAGCGGTAACGGAGGAATCTACAGAACCATCACGGTCAGAGACACCATGTCCGACCTGCCTGAGATTCGCAACGGGGCCTCTGCCTTGGAGATCTCCTACAACGGGGAGCCACAGTCGTGGTTCCAGAGGCAGATCCGGGGCACGCAGTACCAGCCCATCCTCAAGGATCACATCTGCAAGGTGAGCGTTGGACTCGATGCTTTGTCAAAGTGAAGCATAGCAATATGCTAATGTTTCTTTGTTTGCGTGCCTGCGCCAGGACATGAGCGCCCTGGTGGAAGGCCGCATGCGCTTCATCCCCCTGGCCCCCGGCTCCGACTGGAGGGACCTGCCCAACATCGAGGTGCGCCTGAAGGACGGCACCATGACTAAGAAACTGCGCTACACGCACCCAGACAAGAAAAACGGGCGCAGCAGCACGGGCGCGCTCAGAGGTGTTTGCACCTGTGCCGGAGGTGGGCGGAACTTCTAAACTCCAATCTAGAAGAAGCTGACAGCAGTGTTAACATGATCATGTCCCTTTTTATAGGGAAGCCCTGCGACCCGGCGGACAGGCAGTTCAACACGCTGATCCCCTGGTGTCTGCCGCACACGGGAAACCGCCACAACCACTGGGCGGGGCTCTACGGCCGACTGGAGTGGGACGGCTTCTTCAGCACCACAGTCACCAACCCCGAGCCAATGGGGAAGCAGGTACAGCAGGAAAGgagcacaaagttgaaagtaCACAAGACTCCCATAGGAATTTTACTGATTTAAGGTGTTCAATTGCATTTCATGTAAATACTCAAATGAATGCTTCTAATTAACCTTTAGTCACCGGGTATGTGGTCTACAAACGCAAATAACCTCCAGGGTTCCTAATTTTGTCAAACATTGGTATGAACAGTTGCGGCTGTATGCAACCTCCTTTTTATTTGAGTTTTTGTATCTCCGCCAAGtaagtaaagttaaaaaaacaaaacaaaaaaaaactcatagaatttaggaaataacagcctctcccTCCAATTAACGCTCTGTCCTCTTTGCagtttaaatgaataaatactatCATTTTAGCATTTATGCTAAATTCCCCAT
This genomic interval from Dunckerocampus dactyliophorus isolate RoL2022-P2 chromosome 18, RoL_Ddac_1.1, whole genome shotgun sequence contains the following:
- the dnmt1 gene encoding DNA (cytosine-5)-methyltransferase 1 isoform X4; the protein is MKSSEISMDDYVSKVKALLGKELHLENGEPKGKTNGHTNGAHKDEEGDTSMDVEEDVKSPSARGKGGRRSKADGKKSPASSRVTRSGGKQPTIMSMFSNVQKRKRDLNGDEEAANGQSEVKQEDTEVSREEKRLKVESDDQAAPVEDKPETKTVAAAKTPPPKCPDCRQYLDDSDLKFFQGDPDNALDEPEMLTDERLSLFDANEDGFESYEDLPQHKITNFSVYDKHGHLCPFDSGLIEKNVELYFSCVVKPIYDDNPCLDGGVPAKKLGPINAWWITGFDGGEKALIGFTTAFADYILMHPSEEYSPIFALMQEKIYMSKIVVEFLQKNPDVSYEDLLNKIETTVPPCGLNFNCFTEDTLLRHAQFVVEQVESYDEAGDSDEQPIIVTPCMRDLIKLAGVTLGKSMLLYWRAARRQAIRHPTKIEKDSKGPTKATTTKLVYQIFDAFFSEQIEQDDKESGGVKRQRCGVCEVCQSPDCGKCAACKDMIKFGGSGKSKQACKQRRCPNLAVKEAEDDENIEEEDLPVEKSKKPSQVKRKKQTQCKLTWIGEPIKCEAKKQFYKKVCVNDEELELGDCVSVSSEDASSPLYLARITALWEDNNGKMFHAHWFLRGTQTVLGESSDPLELVMVDECEDMSLSYVQGKVNVSYKAPSNNWFMEGGVDVDVKVIEDDGKSFFYQFWYDTDFARFETPPNTTPSEDCKFKFCSSCVRINERDEQATPRAFEPLDEEHDSKALYALACFKGEHFRVGDGVYLPPEAFHFSVKAASPVKRSHRKEDVDEDLYPEYYRKSSDYIKGSNLDAPDPFRIGRIKEIFCHRRSNGKADVSEVKLRLYKFYRPENTHKGVKASYHTDINQLYWSDEEVTVSMSEVLGRCQVEYGEDLNETVQEYSSGGPDRFYFLEAYNAKSKSFEDPPNHARSAVHKGKGKGKGKGKGKGKSSVVQETADQPTEPQLPKVPKYRTLDVFSGCGGLSEGFHQAGISDTEWAIEMWEPAAQAFRLNNPGTTVFTEDCNVLLKLVMSGEKTNSLGQKLPQKGDVEMLCGGPPCQGFSGMNRFNSRTYSKFKNSLVVSYLSYCDYYRPKFFLLENVRNFVSFKSSMVLKLTLRCLVRMGYQCTFGVLQAGQYGVAQTRRRAIILAAAPGEKLPRYPEPLHVFAPRAVSLSVVVDEKKYVSNVTRGNGGIYRTITVRDTMSDLPEIRNGASALEISYNGEPQSWFQRQIRGTQYQPILKDHICKDMSALVEGRMRFIPLAPGSDWRDLPNIEVRLKDGTMTKKLRYTHPDKKNGRSSTGALRGVCTCAGGKPCDPADRQFNTLIPWCLPHTGNRHNHWAGLYGRLEWDGFFSTTVTNPEPMGKQGRVLHPEQHRVVSVRECARSQGFPDTYRFFGNVLDKHRQVGNAVPPPLSRAIGLEIKKCVVDRIKEEQTADNIKQEKMELSD
- the dnmt1 gene encoding DNA (cytosine-5)-methyltransferase 1 isoform X1 gives rise to the protein MPSRTSLLLPEDVRKRLQVLEEDGSSDEDQVKEKLKLVQDFLHADAQDALTSLEEKMKSSEISMDDYVSKVKALLGKELHLENGEPKGKTNGHTNGAHKDEEGDTSMDVEEDVKSPSARGKGGRRSKADGKKSPASSRVTRSGGKQPTIMSMFSNVQKRKRDLNGDEEAANGQSEVKQEDTEVSREEKRLKVESDDQAAPVEDKPETKTVAAAKTPPPKCPDCRQYLDDSDLKFFQGDPDNALDEPEMLTDERLSLFDANEDGFESYEDLPQHKITNFSVYDKHGHLCPFDSGLIEKNVELYFSCVVKPIYDDNPCLDGGVPAKKLGPINAWWITGFDGGEKALIGFTTAFADYILMHPSEEYSPIFALMQEKIYMSKIVVEFLQKNPDVSYEDLLNKIETTVPPCGLNFNCFTEDTLLRHAQFVVEQVESYDEAGDSDEQPIIVTPCMRDLIKLAGVTLGKSMLLYWRAARRQAIRHPTKIEKDSKGPTKATTTKLVYQIFDAFFSEQIEQDDKESGGVKRQRCGVCEVCQSPDCGKCAACKDMIKFGGSGKSKQACKQRRCPNLAVKEAEDDENIEEEDLPVEKSKKPSQVKRKKQTQCKLTWIGEPIKCEAKKQFYKKVCVNDEELELGDCVSVSSEDASSPLYLARITALWEDNNGKMFHAHWFLRGTQTVLGESSDPLELVMVDECEDMSLSYVQGKVNVSYKAPSNNWFMEGGVDVDVKVIEDDGKSFFYQFWYDTDFARFETPPNTTPSEDCKFKFCSSCVRINERDEQATPRAFEPLDEEHDSKALYALACFKGEHFRVGDGVYLPPEAFHFSVKAASPVKRSHRKEDVDEDLYPEYYRKSSDYIKGSNLDAPDPFRIGRIKEIFCHRRSNGKADVSEVKLRLYKFYRPENTHKGVKASYHTDINQLYWSDEEVTVSMSEVLGRCQVEYGEDLNETVQEYSSGGPDRFYFLEAYNAKSKSFEDPPNHARSAVHKGKGKGKGKGKGKGKSSVVQETADQPTEPQLPKVPKYRTLDVFSGCGGLSEGFHQAGISDTEWAIEMWEPAAQAFRLNNPGTTVFTEDCNVLLKLVMSGEKTNSLGQKLPQKGDVEMLCGGPPCQGFSGMNRFNSRTYSKFKNSLVVSYLSYCDYYRPKFFLLENVRNFVSFKSSMVLKLTLRCLVRMGYQCTFGVLQAGQYGVAQTRRRAIILAAAPGEKLPRYPEPLHVFAPRAVSLSVVVDEKKYVSNVTRGNGGIYRTITVRDTMSDLPEIRNGASALEISYNGEPQSWFQRQIRGTQYQPILKDHICKDMSALVEGRMRFIPLAPGSDWRDLPNIEVRLKDGTMTKKLRYTHPDKKNGRSSTGALRGVCTCAGGKPCDPADRQFNTLIPWCLPHTGNRHNHWAGLYGRLEWDGFFSTTVTNPEPMGKQGRVLHPEQHRVVSVRECARSQGFPDTYRFFGNVLDKHRQVGNAVPPPLSRAIGLEIKKCVVDRIKEEQTADNIKQEKMELSD
- the dnmt1 gene encoding DNA (cytosine-5)-methyltransferase 1 isoform X3; this encodes MPSRTSLLLPEDVRKRLQVLEEDGSSDEDQVKEKLKLVQDFLHADAQDALTSLEEKMKSSEISMDDYVSKVKALLGKELHLENGEPKGKTNGHTNGAHKDEEGDTSMDVEEDVKSPSARGKGGRRSKADGKKSPASSRVTRSGGKQPTIMSMFSNVQKRKRDLNGDEEAANGQSEVKQEDTEVSREEKRLKVESDDQAAPVEDKPETKTVAAAKTPPPKCPDCRQYLDDSDLKFFQGDPDNALDEPEMLTDERLSLFDANEDGFESYEDLPQHKITNFSVYDKHGHLCPFDSGLIEKNVELYFSCVVKPIYDDNPCLDGGVPAKKLGPINAWWITGFDGGEKALIGFTTAFADYILMHPSEEYSPIFALMQEKIYMSKIVVEFLQKNPDVSYEDLLNFNCFTEDTLLRHAQFVVEQVESYDEAGDSDEQPIIVTPCMRDLIKLAGVTLGKSMLLYWRAARRQAIRHPTKIEKDSKGPTKATTTKLVYQIFDAFFSEQIEQDDKESGGVKRQRCGVCEVCQSPDCGKCAACKDMIKFGGSGKSKQACKQRRCPNLAVKEAEDDENIEEEDLPVEKSKKPSQVKRKKQTQCKLTWIGEPIKCEAKKQFYKKVCVNDEELELGDCVSVSSEDASSPLYLARITALWEDNNGKMFHAHWFLRGTQTVLGESSDPLELVMVDECEDMSLSYVQGKVNVSYKAPSNNWFMEGGVDVDVKVIEDDGKSFFYQFWYDTDFARFETPPNTTPSEDCKFKFCSSCVRINERDEQATPRAFEPLDEEHDSKALYALACFKGEHFRVGDGVYLPPEAFHFSVKAASPVKRSHRKEDVDEDLYPEYYRKSSDYIKGSNLDAPDPFRIGRIKEIFCHRRSNGKADVSEVKLRLYKFYRPENTHKGVKASYHTDINQLYWSDEEVTVSMSEVLGRCQVEYGEDLNETVQEYSSGGPDRFYFLEAYNAKSKSFEDPPNHARSAVHKGKGKGKGKGKGKGKSSVVQETADQPTEPQLPKVPKYRTLDVFSGCGGLSEGFHQAGISDTEWAIEMWEPAAQAFRLNNPGTTVFTEDCNVLLKLVMSGEKTNSLGQKLPQKGDVEMLCGGPPCQGFSGMNRFNSRTYSKFKNSLVVSYLSYCDYYRPKFFLLENVRNFVSFKSSMVLKLTLRCLVRMGYQCTFGVLQAGQYGVAQTRRRAIILAAAPGEKLPRYPEPLHVFAPRAVSLSVVVDEKKYVSNVTRGNGGIYRTITVRDTMSDLPEIRNGASALEISYNGEPQSWFQRQIRGTQYQPILKDHICKDMSALVEGRMRFIPLAPGSDWRDLPNIEVRLKDGTMTKKLRYTHPDKKNGRSSTGALRGVCTCAGGKPCDPADRQFNTLIPWCLPHTGNRHNHWAGLYGRLEWDGFFSTTVTNPEPMGKQGRVLHPEQHRVVSVRECARSQGFPDTYRFFGNVLDKHRQVGNAVPPPLSRAIGLEIKKCVVDRIKEEQTADNIKQEKMELSD
- the dnmt1 gene encoding DNA (cytosine-5)-methyltransferase 1 isoform X2, which codes for MPSRTSLLLPEDVRKRLQVLEEDGSSDEDQVKEKLKLVQDFLHADAQDALTSLEEKMKSSEISMDDYVSKVKALLGKELHLENGEPKGKTNGHTNGAHKDEEGDTSMDVEEDVKSPSARGKGGRRSKADGKKSPASSRVTRSGGKQPTIMSMFSNVQKRKRDLNGDEEAANGQSEVKQEDTEVSREEKRLKVESDDQAAPVEDKPETKTVAAAKTPPPKCPDCRQYLDDSDLKFFQGDPDNALDEPEMLTDERLSLFDANEDGFESYEDLPQHKITNFSVYDKHGHLCPFDSGLIEKNVELYFSCVVKPIYDDNPCLDGGVPAKKLGPINAWWITGFDGGEKALIGFTTAFADYILMHPSEEYSPIFALMQEKIYMSKIVVEFLQKNPDVSYEDLLNKIETTVPPCGLNFNCFTEDTLLRHAQFVVEQVESYDEAGDSDEQPIIVTPCMRDLIKLAGVTLGKRRAARRQAIRHPTKIEKDSKGPTKATTTKLVYQIFDAFFSEQIEQDDKESGGVKRQRCGVCEVCQSPDCGKCAACKDMIKFGGSGKSKQACKQRRCPNLAVKEAEDDENIEEEDLPVEKSKKPSQVKRKKQTQCKLTWIGEPIKCEAKKQFYKKVCVNDEELELGDCVSVSSEDASSPLYLARITALWEDNNGKMFHAHWFLRGTQTVLGESSDPLELVMVDECEDMSLSYVQGKVNVSYKAPSNNWFMEGGVDVDVKVIEDDGKSFFYQFWYDTDFARFETPPNTTPSEDCKFKFCSSCVRINERDEQATPRAFEPLDEEHDSKALYALACFKGEHFRVGDGVYLPPEAFHFSVKAASPVKRSHRKEDVDEDLYPEYYRKSSDYIKGSNLDAPDPFRIGRIKEIFCHRRSNGKADVSEVKLRLYKFYRPENTHKGVKASYHTDINQLYWSDEEVTVSMSEVLGRCQVEYGEDLNETVQEYSSGGPDRFYFLEAYNAKSKSFEDPPNHARSAVHKGKGKGKGKGKGKGKSSVVQETADQPTEPQLPKVPKYRTLDVFSGCGGLSEGFHQAGISDTEWAIEMWEPAAQAFRLNNPGTTVFTEDCNVLLKLVMSGEKTNSLGQKLPQKGDVEMLCGGPPCQGFSGMNRFNSRTYSKFKNSLVVSYLSYCDYYRPKFFLLENVRNFVSFKSSMVLKLTLRCLVRMGYQCTFGVLQAGQYGVAQTRRRAIILAAAPGEKLPRYPEPLHVFAPRAVSLSVVVDEKKYVSNVTRGNGGIYRTITVRDTMSDLPEIRNGASALEISYNGEPQSWFQRQIRGTQYQPILKDHICKDMSALVEGRMRFIPLAPGSDWRDLPNIEVRLKDGTMTKKLRYTHPDKKNGRSSTGALRGVCTCAGGKPCDPADRQFNTLIPWCLPHTGNRHNHWAGLYGRLEWDGFFSTTVTNPEPMGKQGRVLHPEQHRVVSVRECARSQGFPDTYRFFGNVLDKHRQVGNAVPPPLSRAIGLEIKKCVVDRIKEEQTADNIKQEKMELSD